The proteins below come from a single Agromyces flavus genomic window:
- a CDS encoding phosphoribosylaminoimidazolesuccinocarboxamide synthase, with product MTDPGDLDGWTHVYSGKVRDLYVPTDLMTDDDTWTGDPLNASPVVLVVASDRVSAFDQVLEPTIPGKGALLTALTRWWFDQLPQVPNHLAYAEDDRHDLPPIPADLADRAMLCRSLDMFPIECVVRGYLTGSGYREYRETGAISGIALPEGLSDGDRLPEPIYTPAWKAPMGEHDENISYERTVELVGETVAEQLRAISLDVFEHASTVAEERGLILADTKFEFGADRETGIVTLADEVLTSDSSRYWDLEAYLTGGTPEVRMASFDKQIVRDWLAANWDQDESEQPPALPAEIVEQTAERYRALVERLTLGL from the coding sequence ATGACCGACCCCGGCGACCTCGACGGATGGACGCACGTGTACTCGGGCAAGGTGCGCGACCTGTACGTGCCCACCGACCTGATGACCGACGACGACACGTGGACGGGCGACCCGCTGAACGCGTCTCCCGTCGTGCTCGTCGTGGCGAGCGACCGCGTGAGCGCGTTCGACCAGGTGCTCGAGCCGACGATCCCCGGCAAGGGGGCGCTGCTCACGGCGCTCACCCGCTGGTGGTTCGACCAGCTGCCCCAGGTGCCGAACCACCTGGCGTACGCCGAGGACGATCGGCACGACCTCCCGCCGATCCCGGCCGACCTCGCCGACCGGGCGATGCTGTGCCGCTCGCTCGACATGTTCCCGATCGAATGCGTCGTGCGGGGCTACCTCACCGGCAGCGGGTACCGGGAGTACCGCGAGACCGGCGCGATCAGCGGCATCGCGCTGCCTGAGGGCCTGTCCGACGGCGACCGCCTGCCCGAGCCGATCTACACGCCCGCGTGGAAGGCGCCGATGGGCGAACACGACGAGAACATCTCGTACGAGCGCACCGTCGAACTCGTCGGCGAGACGGTCGCCGAACAGCTGCGCGCGATCTCGCTCGACGTGTTCGAGCACGCCTCGACCGTGGCCGAGGAGCGCGGGCTCATCCTCGCCGACACGAAGTTCGAGTTCGGCGCCGATCGCGAGACCGGCATCGTCACGCTGGCCGACGAGGTGCTCACGAGCGACTCGAGTCGCTACTGGGATCTCGAGGCATACCTCACCGGCGGCACCCCCGAGGTGCGCATGGCCAGCTTCGACAAGCAGATCGTGCGCGACTGGCTCGCCGCCAATTGGGACCAGGATGAGTCGGAGCAGCCGCCCGCGCTTCCCGCCGAGATCGTCGAGCAGACGGCGGAGCGCTATCGGGCCCTCGTGGAGCGGCTGACGCTCGGCCTCTGA
- a CDS encoding zinc-binding alcohol dehydrogenase, with translation MHAGSTPSWVIRENASTAVLLALYLREVLGIASPAELPRLRDVGRIGPEGRPDVDAHDALEKQWREWWTMTVEPEEHPSPVPLELVDAFGTAVALPVSGAEALVGAIRPHAEAALAWADWAHERYRTASAVRSGDSYRAYAGSIAEHEREVGRRAHSFELNVEVLPLAASGVWWIGRKTVAVTDSLRADAAAFDEAIHPIIAELA, from the coding sequence ATGCACGCGGGGTCGACGCCGTCGTGGGTGATTCGCGAGAATGCGAGCACCGCGGTGCTGCTCGCCCTCTATCTGCGCGAGGTGCTCGGCATCGCCTCCCCGGCCGAACTGCCGCGCCTGCGCGACGTCGGCCGGATCGGGCCCGAGGGTCGGCCCGACGTCGACGCGCACGATGCGCTCGAGAAGCAGTGGCGCGAGTGGTGGACCATGACGGTCGAGCCCGAGGAGCACCCGTCGCCCGTACCGCTCGAACTCGTGGATGCCTTCGGTACGGCCGTCGCGCTTCCCGTGTCGGGCGCCGAGGCGCTGGTCGGCGCCATCCGCCCGCATGCCGAGGCCGCGCTCGCGTGGGCCGACTGGGCGCACGAGCGGTATCGGACGGCGTCGGCGGTCCGCTCTGGCGACTCGTATCGAGCCTACGCGGGCAGCATCGCCGAGCATGAGCGCGAGGTGGGTCGGCGGGCGCACTCGTTCGAGCTGAACGTCGAGGTGCTGCCGCTGGCCGCATCCGGCGTCTGGTGGATCGGGCGCAAGACCGTCGCGGTCACCGATTCGCTGCGAGCCGATGCCGCGGCCTTCGACGAGGCGATCCACCCGATCATCGCCGAGCTCGCCTGA
- a CDS encoding DUF1269 domain-containing protein codes for MGMDNLLLYVATYDTAAAATEDYRRLQDAKEADLELVSSVVVHRDDDGKVTVDEHGTGQVGSGALIGGAAGLVVGLFAPPLLAATAVGAGVGAIAGKLAERHEEKKMGVDLEETLPKGSSAIVAVIDDRYLDRIDAALDKSLKQVQKAIDRDDYEALQKAIDEGGDAVARAMSS; via the coding sequence ATGGGAATGGACAACCTGCTGCTGTACGTGGCCACGTACGACACCGCCGCGGCGGCGACCGAGGACTACCGACGCCTGCAGGACGCCAAGGAGGCCGACCTCGAGCTGGTGTCCTCGGTGGTCGTGCACCGGGACGACGACGGCAAGGTCACGGTCGACGAGCACGGCACCGGGCAGGTCGGGAGCGGCGCGCTCATCGGCGGCGCCGCCGGGCTCGTCGTGGGACTCTTCGCTCCGCCGCTGCTGGCCGCGACCGCAGTCGGCGCCGGTGTGGGCGCCATCGCGGGCAAGCTCGCCGAGCGCCACGAGGAGAAGAAGATGGGCGTGGACCTCGAGGAGACGCTCCCGAAGGGATCCTCCGCGATCGTGGCGGTGATCGACGACCGCTACCTCGATCGGATCGACGCCGCACTGGACAAGTCGCTCAAGCAGGTCCAGAAGGCGATCGATCGCGACGACTACGAGGCGTTGCAGAAGGCGATCGACGAGGGCGGCGACGCGGTCGCGAGGGCGATGAGCTCGTAG
- a CDS encoding amidohydrolase family protein: protein MAARGSVRELPSVDGDGDGGARADAERARERAHHALAGPVEAAVDEQRSFGASVIKVALNSVAGPVLDRPTLEAVVSAAHARGLPVAAHAEGERMAQLAIDAGVDVLVHAPFTERLDDALISRAAAAGQAWISTLAIHVRDDDAVAAIAIDNVRRFRAAGGRVLYGTDFGNGELAPGVNAVEVAALVRAGLAASDVIAALADPWPDATGAWTDAGIATFVPGAPPDAERLADPDAVAAWLATARILPAEELEPS, encoded by the coding sequence GTGGCGGCCCGGGGGAGCGTCCGCGAACTGCCGTCGGTCGACGGCGACGGCGACGGCGGCGCCCGCGCCGACGCGGAGCGCGCGCGGGAGCGCGCGCATCACGCGCTCGCCGGTCCCGTCGAGGCCGCGGTCGACGAGCAGCGGTCGTTCGGGGCATCCGTCATCAAGGTCGCGCTCAACTCGGTCGCGGGCCCCGTGCTCGACCGGCCCACGCTCGAAGCGGTCGTCTCGGCCGCCCACGCGCGCGGCCTGCCCGTCGCGGCGCATGCCGAGGGCGAGCGGATGGCGCAGCTCGCGATCGACGCGGGCGTCGACGTGCTCGTCCACGCGCCGTTCACCGAGCGGCTCGACGATGCGCTCATCAGCCGCGCCGCGGCGGCCGGCCAGGCGTGGATCTCGACGCTCGCGATCCACGTGCGCGACGACGACGCGGTCGCCGCGATCGCGATCGACAACGTCCGGCGCTTCCGCGCGGCGGGCGGGCGTGTGCTCTACGGCACCGACTTCGGCAACGGCGAGCTGGCGCCCGGCGTGAACGCCGTGGAGGTCGCCGCGCTCGTGCGCGCCGGGCTCGCGGCATCCGACGTCATCGCGGCCCTCGCCGACCCGTGGCCCGACGCGACCGGGGCATGGACCGACGCGGGGATCGCGACGTTCGTGCCGGGCGCACCGCCCGACGCCGAGCGGCTCGCCGATCCCGACGCCGTCGCCGCATGGCTGGCGACCGCCCGCATCCTGCCCGCCGAGGAACTGGAGCCCAGCTGA
- the purD gene encoding phosphoribosylamine--glycine ligase, producing the protein MRILVLGSGAREHAIILALLDEEAGHEIVAAPGNAGIAASATSSSRGSVETIALDPTDPVVVADYAFDNDIELVVIGPEAPLVAGVADALRTRGIATFGPGKAAAQLEGSKTFAKRIMEAAGVPTGRANLADSLPQVVATLDEFGAPYVIKADGLAAGKGVLVTDDREAALAHAAHYLQQGPVLIEEFLDGQEVSLFLLSDGSNVLPLSPAQDYKRLRDGDEGPNTGGMGAYSPLPWLAEGFGSEQAFVDEVIETIALPTIRQLDEEQTPFIGLLYAGLILTSRGIRVIEFNARFGDPETQVVLPRLATPLSGLLYAAATGRLAEHARPEFRPDSAVTVVLASEGYPESPLTGRRIDGLEAAEAVPGVHVAHAATAVGTSADDAEPHLVATGGRVLNVVAIGGDFAEARRRAYEALGHLRLDGGQYRTDIAARVAE; encoded by the coding sequence GTGAGAATCCTCGTCCTCGGTTCGGGCGCGCGCGAGCACGCCATCATCCTGGCCCTGCTCGACGAGGAGGCTGGCCACGAGATCGTCGCCGCACCCGGCAACGCCGGCATCGCCGCATCCGCCACGTCGTCGTCGCGCGGCAGCGTCGAGACCATCGCGCTCGACCCGACCGACCCGGTGGTGGTCGCCGACTACGCGTTCGACAACGACATCGAGCTCGTGGTCATCGGCCCGGAGGCGCCGCTCGTCGCCGGGGTCGCCGACGCGCTGCGCACGCGCGGCATCGCGACGTTCGGCCCGGGCAAGGCGGCCGCGCAGCTCGAGGGCTCCAAGACCTTCGCCAAGCGCATCATGGAGGCCGCGGGCGTGCCGACCGGCCGCGCCAACCTCGCCGACTCCCTGCCGCAGGTCGTCGCGACGCTCGACGAGTTCGGCGCCCCGTACGTGATCAAGGCCGACGGCCTCGCCGCCGGCAAGGGCGTGCTCGTCACCGACGATCGCGAGGCGGCCCTCGCGCACGCCGCGCACTACCTCCAGCAGGGCCCAGTGCTCATCGAGGAGTTCCTGGACGGCCAGGAGGTGTCGCTGTTCCTCCTCTCCGACGGCTCGAACGTGCTGCCGCTCTCGCCCGCGCAGGACTACAAGCGCCTCCGCGACGGCGACGAGGGCCCCAATACCGGGGGAATGGGCGCGTATTCGCCGCTGCCGTGGCTCGCCGAGGGCTTCGGAAGCGAGCAGGCGTTCGTCGACGAGGTCATCGAGACCATCGCGCTGCCCACCATCCGGCAGCTCGACGAGGAGCAGACGCCGTTCATCGGCCTGCTCTACGCCGGCCTCATCCTCACCAGCCGCGGCATCCGCGTCATCGAGTTCAACGCGCGCTTCGGCGACCCCGAGACGCAGGTCGTGCTGCCGCGCCTGGCCACCCCGCTGTCGGGGCTGCTGTACGCGGCCGCGACCGGCCGGCTGGCCGAGCACGCTCGGCCCGAGTTCCGGCCCGATTCCGCGGTCACGGTCGTGCTCGCGAGCGAGGGCTACCCCGAGTCGCCCCTGACCGGGCGTCGCATCGACGGGCTCGAGGCGGCGGAGGCCGTGCCGGGCGTGCACGTGGCGCACGCGGCGACCGCGGTCGGCACGAGCGCCGACGACGCGGAACCGCACCTCGTCGCGACGGGCGGCCGCGTGCTCAACGTGGTCGCGATCGGCGGCGATTTCGCCGAGGCGCGGCGGCGGGCGTACGAGGCGCTCGGGCACCTGCGACTCGACGGCGGCCAATACCGCACCGACATCGCCGCGCGCGTCGCGGAGTGA
- a CDS encoding hotdog fold thioesterase, with protein sequence MSIWFGEPSVEWANSRSEQAMIRALGIEMTELTSDSLKGRMPVDHRTRQPAGVLHGGASVALAETLASWGASFTVDPEQFYCVGMEINANHVRPVADGWVYGEARPITRGRTTQVWDIRITDEQGRLVCVSRCTMAVLATPSQY encoded by the coding sequence ATGAGCATCTGGTTCGGCGAGCCCTCGGTGGAGTGGGCGAACTCGCGCAGCGAGCAGGCGATGATCCGTGCGCTCGGCATCGAGATGACCGAGCTGACGTCGGATTCGCTGAAGGGCCGGATGCCGGTCGATCATCGCACCCGCCAGCCGGCCGGCGTCCTCCACGGGGGAGCGTCGGTCGCCCTCGCCGAGACGCTCGCGAGCTGGGGCGCCTCGTTCACGGTCGACCCCGAGCAGTTCTACTGCGTCGGCATGGAGATCAACGCGAACCACGTGCGCCCGGTCGCCGACGGCTGGGTGTACGGCGAGGCGCGTCCGATCACGCGCGGCCGCACGACCCAGGTGTGGGACATCCGCATCACCGACGAGCAGGGGCGCCTCGTGTGCGTCTCGCGATGCACCATGGCGGTGCTCGCCACGCCGTCGCAGTACTGA
- a CDS encoding DUF1905 domain-containing protein yields the protein MGETYRFRSRVYRWEERATDSWFFVDVPAEESADIADRPRMPRGFGSVRVEATIGATTWRTSIFPGGERYALPLKKAVRSAEGIEPDDEVEVRIRTLE from the coding sequence ATGGGGGAGACGTACCGATTCCGGAGCCGGGTCTACCGCTGGGAGGAGCGGGCGACCGACTCCTGGTTCTTCGTCGACGTGCCCGCCGAGGAGTCGGCCGACATCGCCGACCGTCCGCGGATGCCGCGCGGCTTCGGCTCCGTCCGAGTCGAGGCGACGATCGGCGCGACGACCTGGCGCACCTCGATCTTCCCCGGCGGCGAACGGTACGCGCTGCCCCTCAAGAAAGCCGTGCGTTCGGCCGAGGGCATCGAGCCCGACGATGAGGTCGAGGTCCGCATCCGCACGCTCGAGTGA
- the purF gene encoding amidophosphoribosyltransferase: protein MCGIVGIVSTEPVNQQIYDSLLLLQHRGQDSTGIATADGPVFHMTKARGQVREAFRTRDMRSLLGTMGLGHVRYTTKGAAEREEEAQPFYVNAPYGIILVHNGNLTNTRELSQDLFRIDRRHVNSTSDTEMLLNVLATELQGQITGLELDPDQVFQAVSHVHERVEGSYAVIAMIAGYGLLAFRDPFGIRPLILGKRTTDGGKTEWIVASESLVLENGDYEVVRDVEPGEAIFITLDGEMISRQCATNPRLVPCSFEYVYLARPDSVMNGISVYEARLRMGDRLASTITTHMDKGDIDVVMPIPDSSRPAAMQVAQKLGIEYREGFYKNRYVGRTFIMPGQAQRKRSVRQKLNAMGTEFRGKNILIVDDSIVRGTTSKEIVEMARAAGANKVTFTSAAPPVRYPHVYGINMPSRRELVAHDKKIPEIARELGADHMIYQEVADLQAAITDGTGITELDLSCFTGEYVTGTVTPEYLDWVERTQLS from the coding sequence ATGTGCGGCATCGTCGGCATCGTCTCCACCGAGCCCGTCAACCAGCAGATCTACGACAGCCTGCTCCTGCTGCAGCACCGAGGCCAGGACTCGACGGGCATCGCGACCGCCGACGGTCCCGTCTTCCACATGACGAAGGCGCGCGGCCAGGTGCGCGAGGCCTTCCGCACGCGCGACATGCGGTCGCTGCTCGGCACCATGGGCCTCGGCCACGTGCGGTACACCACCAAGGGCGCCGCCGAGCGCGAGGAGGAGGCGCAGCCGTTCTACGTGAACGCGCCGTACGGCATCATCCTCGTCCACAACGGCAATCTCACGAACACGCGCGAGCTCTCGCAGGACCTGTTCCGCATCGACCGCCGGCACGTGAACTCCACGAGCGACACCGAGATGCTGCTGAACGTCCTCGCGACCGAACTGCAGGGCCAGATCACCGGCCTCGAGCTCGACCCCGATCAGGTCTTCCAGGCCGTCTCGCACGTGCACGAGCGCGTCGAGGGCTCGTACGCGGTCATCGCCATGATCGCCGGGTACGGCCTGCTCGCGTTCCGCGACCCGTTCGGCATCCGCCCCCTCATCCTCGGCAAGCGCACGACGGATGGCGGGAAGACCGAGTGGATCGTCGCATCCGAGTCGCTCGTGCTCGAGAACGGCGACTACGAGGTCGTCCGCGACGTCGAGCCGGGCGAGGCGATCTTCATCACGCTCGACGGAGAGATGATCTCGCGCCAGTGCGCGACCAACCCGCGCCTCGTGCCGTGCTCGTTCGAGTACGTCTACCTCGCGCGACCCGACTCCGTGATGAACGGCATCTCGGTGTACGAGGCGCGACTGCGCATGGGCGACCGTCTCGCGAGCACGATCACCACGCACATGGACAAGGGCGACATCGACGTCGTCATGCCGATCCCCGACTCGTCCCGGCCCGCGGCCATGCAGGTCGCCCAGAAGCTGGGCATCGAGTACCGCGAGGGCTTCTACAAGAACCGCTACGTCGGCCGCACGTTCATCATGCCGGGCCAGGCGCAGCGCAAGCGATCGGTGCGCCAGAAGCTCAATGCGATGGGCACCGAGTTCAGGGGGAAGAACATCCTCATCGTCGACGATTCGATCGTCCGCGGCACCACGTCGAAGGAGATCGTCGAGATGGCCCGCGCCGCCGGCGCCAACAAGGTCACCTTCACGTCGGCGGCGCCGCCGGTGCGCTACCCGCACGTCTACGGCATCAACATGCCGAGCCGCCGCGAGCTCGTCGCGCACGACAAGAAGATCCCCGAGATCGCCCGCGAGCTCGGCGCCGACCACATGATCTACCAGGAGGTCGCCGACCTCCAGGCCGCGATCACCGACGGGACCGGCATCACCGAGCTCGACCTCTCGTGCTTCACGGGCGAGTACGTCACCGGCACCGTGACGCCCGAGTACCTCGACTGGGTGGAGCGAACCCAGCTCAGCTAG
- the kynA gene encoding tryptophan 2,3-dioxygenase has product MASDDERARTRPSGDGGVEANTRRIEASVVTDFSDRMSYGGYLDLDTLLAAQRPISRPEHHDELLFIIQHQTTELWLKLVLHELETACEFLRADDLAPALKCIARVKHIQKTLTEQWSVLATLTPSEYAQFRGVLGNASGFQSYQYRAVEFVLGNKNATMMQVFASDPAASAIVRRALEAPSLYDEFLRLLARAGYDIPADVLERDVTLAWTYRPELVAVFARIYADPDHNWAAYETCEELVDLEDNFQLWRFRHLKTVERIIGSKTGTGGSSGAPFLRRALELTFFPELYAVRTEIPG; this is encoded by the coding sequence GTGGCATCCGACGACGAGCGCGCTCGAACCCGGCCGAGCGGCGACGGCGGTGTCGAGGCGAACACGCGGCGCATCGAGGCATCCGTCGTCACCGACTTCAGCGACCGCATGAGCTACGGGGGCTACCTCGACCTCGACACGCTGCTGGCGGCGCAGCGCCCGATCTCGCGGCCCGAGCACCACGACGAGCTGCTGTTCATCATCCAGCACCAGACGACCGAGCTCTGGCTCAAGCTCGTGCTGCACGAGCTCGAGACCGCGTGCGAGTTCCTGCGCGCCGACGACCTCGCCCCCGCCCTGAAGTGCATCGCTCGCGTCAAGCACATCCAGAAGACCCTCACCGAGCAGTGGTCGGTGCTCGCGACGCTCACGCCGAGCGAGTACGCGCAGTTCCGCGGCGTACTGGGCAACGCGAGCGGGTTCCAGTCCTACCAGTACCGCGCGGTCGAGTTCGTGCTCGGCAACAAGAACGCGACGATGATGCAGGTCTTCGCGTCCGACCCCGCCGCGTCGGCGATCGTGCGCCGCGCGCTCGAGGCGCCGAGCCTGTACGACGAGTTCCTGCGACTGCTCGCGCGGGCCGGCTACGACATCCCGGCCGACGTGCTCGAACGCGACGTGACCCTCGCGTGGACCTACCGACCCGAACTCGTCGCGGTCTTCGCCCGCATCTACGCCGACCCCGACCACAACTGGGCCGCCTACGAGACCTGCGAGGAGCTCGTCGACCTCGAGGACAACTTCCAGCTCTGGCGCTTCCGCCACCTGAAGACCGTCGAGCGCATCATCGGCTCCAAGACCGGCACGGGCGGGTCGAGCGGCGCGCCGTTCCTCCGCCGCGCGCTCGAACTGACGTTCTTCCCCGAGCTGTACGCCGTCCGAACCGAGATCCCCGGATGA
- a CDS encoding TetR/AcrR family transcriptional regulator has product MGSTASPRRDARRNHERLLVEARRLFAERGIDAPLDELANRAGVGAGTVYRHFPTRDALIRELYDDAVGDLRRFAPEILGAETGWAAIELWLEKVSEWLTESPYLPAVMRRVAELEPDHRPGAEFKETMDQIVERAHAEGTLRPDATGVDLSVLVDMLGSLGQYGGAYLPFWRRQLAVVLDGLRARPDLTPLPGAALEFEVFHDMSHQKRAAD; this is encoded by the coding sequence GTGGGCTCGACCGCGTCGCCGCGCCGCGATGCGCGACGGAATCACGAACGCCTCCTCGTCGAGGCGAGGCGCCTCTTCGCCGAGCGTGGCATCGACGCGCCGCTCGACGAACTCGCGAATCGCGCGGGTGTCGGGGCCGGAACCGTCTACCGCCACTTCCCCACCCGCGACGCCCTGATCCGCGAGCTCTACGACGACGCGGTCGGCGACCTGCGCCGCTTCGCGCCCGAGATCCTCGGCGCCGAGACGGGCTGGGCCGCGATCGAGCTCTGGCTCGAGAAGGTGTCGGAGTGGCTCACCGAGTCGCCGTACCTTCCGGCTGTGATGCGTCGCGTGGCCGAGCTCGAACCCGACCATCGTCCGGGCGCGGAGTTCAAGGAGACGATGGACCAGATCGTCGAGCGTGCGCACGCCGAGGGCACGCTGCGTCCCGACGCGACCGGCGTCGATCTCAGCGTCCTCGTCGACATGCTCGGTTCCCTCGGCCAGTACGGCGGTGCCTACCTGCCGTTCTGGCGCCGGCAGCTCGCGGTCGTGCTCGACGGGCTGCGCGCACGGCCCGACCTCACTCCGCTCCCGGGCGCCGCGCTCGAGTTCGAGGTCTTCCACGACATGTCGCACCAGAAGCGCGCCGCCGACTGA
- a CDS encoding sterol carrier family protein — MARARIADDLGRAAVGVVVRVGGIDGAGSEPSVDRRTLALAVRYTLQLLAEQSPGGAVEVRVPPFGAVQCVEGPRHTRGTPPNVVETDAATWLALATGSLAWSDARSSGRVHASGQRADLEGVVPVIDAERVR, encoded by the coding sequence ATGGCACGAGCGCGCATCGCGGACGACCTGGGCCGCGCGGCGGTCGGCGTGGTGGTGCGCGTCGGCGGCATCGACGGCGCCGGCAGCGAGCCATCCGTCGACCGTAGGACGCTCGCGCTCGCGGTGCGCTACACGCTGCAGCTGCTCGCCGAGCAGTCGCCGGGTGGGGCGGTCGAGGTGCGCGTTCCGCCGTTCGGCGCCGTGCAGTGCGTCGAGGGGCCGCGGCACACGCGTGGCACGCCGCCGAACGTCGTCGAGACGGATGCCGCGACCTGGCTCGCCCTCGCGACCGGGTCCCTCGCGTGGTCAGACGCGCGATCCTCCGGTCGCGTGCACGCGTCGGGGCAGCGCGCCGACCTCGAGGGAGTCGTCCCCGTGATCGACGCCGAGCGCGTGCGCTGA
- a CDS encoding trypsin-like serine peptidase produces the protein MKFTSLRAALTGAALVACGLLAVPAAANAAPPSVPPGVDQHAVPAAEAAAAAGYWTPARMRAAIPADSLLAGKSASTPASDVAAGAPVTYGKPAPAGDIQPMATAETPVPNIGKVFFTLNGRNYVCSGNSVSASNASLVATAAHCVHSGKGKYATNWVFVPAYQNGAAPYGQWTATKLTAPTQWTKGGDITYDTAFAKVGLLNGRTLSATVGGTAIAFNQARGLAYEAFGYPAAAPFNGQTLQSCAGTASPDPYGQTQSQGIACDMTGGSSGGPWFLGTGAQNSVNSFGYNNIPNVMFGPYYGSVAQATYTTAATS, from the coding sequence ATGAAGTTCACCTCGCTCCGCGCCGCCCTCACCGGCGCGGCCCTCGTCGCGTGTGGCCTGCTGGCCGTCCCGGCGGCGGCGAACGCCGCACCGCCGTCCGTCCCGCCGGGCGTCGACCAGCACGCCGTCCCCGCCGCCGAGGCCGCGGCCGCCGCCGGCTACTGGACGCCCGCGCGGATGCGGGCCGCGATCCCGGCCGACTCCCTCCTGGCCGGCAAGTCGGCGTCGACGCCGGCGTCGGATGTCGCGGCCGGCGCGCCGGTCACGTACGGCAAGCCCGCCCCCGCGGGCGACATCCAGCCGATGGCCACGGCCGAGACCCCGGTGCCCAACATCGGCAAGGTGTTCTTCACCCTCAACGGCCGCAACTACGTGTGCTCAGGCAACTCGGTGAGCGCGTCGAACGCGAGCCTCGTCGCCACGGCGGCGCACTGCGTGCACTCGGGCAAGGGCAAGTACGCCACGAACTGGGTGTTCGTGCCGGCGTACCAGAACGGCGCCGCCCCCTACGGGCAGTGGACCGCGACCAAGCTCACGGCGCCCACGCAGTGGACCAAGGGCGGCGACATCACGTACGACACCGCGTTCGCGAAGGTCGGACTGCTGAACGGCCGCACCCTGTCAGCGACGGTCGGCGGCACGGCGATCGCCTTCAACCAGGCGCGGGGGCTCGCCTACGAGGCGTTCGGCTATCCGGCCGCGGCGCCGTTCAACGGCCAGACGCTGCAGTCGTGCGCCGGAACGGCGAGCCCCGACCCGTACGGCCAGACGCAGTCGCAGGGCATCGCGTGCGACATGACCGGCGGCTCCTCGGGCGGCCCCTGGTTCCTGGGAACGGGGGCGCAGAACTCGGTGAACAGCTTCGGCTACAACAACATCCCCAACGTGATGTTCGGGCCGTACTACGGCTCGGTCGCCCAGGCGACGTACACCACCGCGGCCACGTCCTGA
- a CDS encoding glutamine amidotransferase, with product MKPFVLLATRAEDEPADGEYALFLRGAGLEERELIRVRLEAEPMPRLDLDELSGIFVGGGPFNAADPPEEKSAVQRRVEEEFAALLDEVVARDFPFLGACYGVGTLGVHVGATIDRTYAEPVSVVPVTLTQDGAYDPLMAGMPDTFHAFVGHKEAIRSLPSTAVLLASSPGSPVQAFRVRSNVYATQFHPELDLDGIILRIHAYATYGYFSPDEVEQVIDTVRREPVSEPSRMLRNFVELHAR from the coding sequence GTGAAGCCGTTCGTGCTGCTGGCGACGCGGGCCGAGGACGAGCCCGCGGACGGCGAGTACGCGCTCTTCCTTCGGGGCGCCGGGCTGGAGGAGCGCGAGCTGATCCGTGTGCGGCTCGAGGCGGAGCCGATGCCGCGGCTCGATCTGGATGAGCTGTCGGGCATCTTCGTGGGCGGCGGCCCGTTCAACGCGGCGGATCCTCCCGAAGAGAAGTCTGCCGTGCAGCGCCGGGTCGAGGAGGAGTTCGCGGCGCTCCTCGACGAGGTCGTCGCCCGGGACTTCCCCTTCCTCGGCGCCTGCTACGGCGTCGGCACGCTCGGCGTGCACGTCGGCGCCACGATCGACCGCACCTACGCCGAGCCGGTCAGCGTCGTTCCCGTCACGCTGACGCAGGACGGGGCATACGACCCCCTCATGGCCGGGATGCCCGACACCTTCCACGCCTTCGTCGGTCACAAGGAGGCGATCCGCTCCCTTCCTTCGACGGCGGTCCTGCTGGCGTCGTCACCCGGGTCCCCCGTCCAGGCGTTCCGGGTCCGCTCCAACGTCTACGCGACCCAGTTCCATCCCGAGCTGGACCTCGACGGCATCATCCTCCGCATCCATGCGTACGCGACCTACGGATACTTCTCCCCCGACGAGGTCGAGCAGGTGATCGACACCGTGCGGCGCGAGCCCGTGTCGGAACCGAGCCGCATGCTCCGGAACTTCGTCGAGCTGCACGCACGCTGA